The Apium graveolens cultivar Ventura chromosome 3, ASM990537v1, whole genome shotgun sequence sequence CTGGAGGACGGTACATTGTGGTAGTTGATCACATCACTGATGTAGCGGGGTGGAATATGACCAATTTATTTTAGTGACCTCTTTGGAATCAAGTGTCAGATAAGAGTTTGCTTCTCTTTTACTTATATAACAACTCAAATATGATTTTAATATGAAATTGCTTACAGTTTGAAATATTGAAATAGTTTTGTCACTATTTTATTTTTGAACaatttaaaattatgttttataAATCATTGTGTCACAGGATAAATTTGCTGAACATTTAGATGCTCACCCTTACTATTATGAATATTTTTCACATTCATGAAGAAAAAAATCGTTCAGAGCAGTAGAGGGATAAAAAGGGAAAGAGCCTTATCAGGATTGAAAGTTATGAGTTTCGCCTTGCCCAATGGATGATCTTGCGCTAGTTACGAGTTTTATCGGAGTTATAACAAGACCAGAATTAACCAACTTCAGTTGGTACTGGTACTTTATTATGATGTAAATTATATGAGAGTGTAAAATCGATTCTGAGATCTGTGGAGTGATAGTCCATTGTAGattattttatgatataatgtgATGGTACCATGATTTGGGGGCGTCACggaattggtatcagagctctagTTATATATAGTTTTAGGATTACGTAAATCTTAGAATAAGAAAAAGTCGAGTTTTCATTGAAAATTCGGATATCAATATACTTATACTCCTCAATTCTCTTTTAACTATACTAGCACGTTATACTATATTCTTATAGGGTTTACGTAATCCTAAAAAATATTATGTTGGGGCAAAGTTTTCTACTCCAGTGGTGGAGATCACTACTGACCAGGATTGTCAGGAGCTCCGCAATTCTGCCATTAATGTTTCATGGTTGGTCAGTACCAACACGcgctactttattatttatattGTCTGGAACATGAGAAAATATCCTTCTTAATTTACTTTCTCTACTACCATTGCACTATCCTTATTCTCATCATGTACTGCACTTGAGACTCTTTTCCTTGCCATTAGACACGGTTATACCTACTATTCTACTGTTTTATAATATTAGGATGGAAATTTATATTTGCATTGATTCTTGCTGATCTAGCCACTAACTCAACCCTTGTCGTGTTAATTAGTTGAATTAGATCTCTGTGACACACAAATAAACAATTACGAGTTACAGATAGAAACTTGTTGCTTAATCACAAATTTAAAACCACCTCTATTTATGCTAAAGACTTTGCTACTTGATCACGAACTTTCACAGCTTGTATTTCTGCCAGAAACTTGTTCCTAATTGCATCGAGTCTTCCCACAGCTTCTGCTATGTTTATCCTTTCCCTAGGTGTATCTGTTAAACAATTCATCGCTAGTCCAAAGACAGATGAGATGCACTGCAGTTCTGAAGATGTGAGTTCCTCGCCTTGGTCTGTTAAATTTGTATCTATGACTTCTATTATTGAACCCCGTAATCCTTCATTTACCCAACTTCTCAAGTTTAGTTCAGCAGAAAACATTTCATCAGTTGGCTTTTTCCTAGTGAATGTTTCCAGCAGCAAAATACCGAAACTATAGACATCACCTTCTGCAGATACAATTCCCTCCGTTCCATACTCTGTGCATCACAGACATCCAATTTAAATCAGGTTAGGAAGAACTTCCCTAAATGCGAGCAATAAATTTTATACATTTAATAAATACAATATATATTCATAATAGAGTACATATCCAATTTAAATCAGGTTAGTTTCTAACGTTTGTTTGGTGCCTACTGACGTCCATTACTTGTTAATTGTTATACATCCAACCAGGAGAAGCAATAACTCTCTAAATAATACAAAACAAAATTTCAAATTTTCAACTGTAAACAATAGAGTATTACCTGGCGCCATATACCCAATTGTACCCAGCGTACTTGTCTGCGTCATATGCTCTTCTTCTCCTAAGAGTTGTGAAATACCAAAATCACAAACATGCGCGACCATATCTTCATCAAGCAAGACATTGCTAGGTTTCAGATCACTGTGTACAACTGTTGTTGTGAGACCATGATGGAGATATTCCAAGGCTGATGCCACATCTATCATTATATTTATCCTTTGCAGAACATCTAAACAATTGTCCTGTGAGTGCAACCAGTTCTCAAGGTTGCCATTAGGCATGTATTGCAGTATCAAAGCTCTGAATGTCAAATTTGTGCAACTGCTGATGATTTTGGTAAGATTCCTGTGTCGTATGCTACCAATAATGTTGCATTCAACATTAAAACTTTTGTACGCAGCATCAGAGTGCAGGTTGAAAACCTTCACTGCGATATTCACCCCATTTGGAAGTTCTCCCTTGTAGACTACGCCCATGCCCCCTTCACCAATCAGGTTACTTTCAGAAAATGAGTTTGTTGCTTTTACAATTTCAGCGTATGTGAACCTTTCCAGTGCACTACGCGATATATCAACTTGGCTTATCGATCTGATGTTCCTTCTTCTCCGTGTTATCATTACAAACATCAGGACTAGAGCAAGGGTTGTTATTGCTATTGATGGCACGATATATTTCAGTATTCTCACATATTTGGACCATGAATGTCGGGGAGCTGTACTCTTGCACACTTGCATGCTTGGAATGCCACACAACCCATCATTTTCAATATATGATTGCATTGTGAAGTTTGAAAACAATCCTCCTGTCGGAATTTTTCCTTGCAAACTATTGAAAGACACATTAAAATACTCGAGATATCTTAATGCCTCCAAGGACTTGGGAATTATACCAGAAAATCTGTTACTAGATAGATCCAAGAACTCCAAGTTAATCAAATTTCCCAGTGTTTGTGGAAGTGGTCCTTGCAGTTCATTGTGAGAAACAGACAAATAAATTAGCATCTGAGCCCCTCCAATGGTACTTGGCAGATAACCAAATAATTTGTTCCATGATAAGCCGATTTCTGTAATCTGCTTCAAGTTCTGAATTTCCATAGGGATAGAACCACTGATCATATTTGACGACAAGTTAAGACCAATAAGATCTGTAAGACTCCATAAACTTGAAGGTATGGTTGAATTCAGCTGGTTAGAATCCAAGTATAGCCTTTGCAAAGATTCAAGGTCACCCAAGCATACAGGTATAGATCCATTCAGCCTGTTATCACTTAAATACAAGTCTCCTAAGTTTTTTAACCGGCAAATTTCATTCGGAATGGATCCTTGTAACTTATTATGTTCAAGATACAAACGTGCCAGATTATTTAATCTTTGCAGAGTTGGTGGAATTTGTCCTGTCAACTCATTGCTATCAAAAAGTATAGCTTCCAAACCGCTCAAGCTTCCAATTTCAGAGGGAATTTCACCTTTGAGTTTGCATCCAAATGCTTCAAATCTAGTAAGAAAGGTAGAGAGATTTCCAATTGATTTTGGAATGACCCCATTAAATTGATTCAGTGATATAGATAGCAGGTTCAACTGTTGGCAGTTGGTTAAAGAAGAAATGAAATTCAATTCCACACTAGAAGATTCTCTTGTTAGATTATTTTCTCCGAGCAAAAGGCGGCGCAAGAATCTTAAGTTACCAATGGTGTTGGGTATAGATCCGGTGAATGAGTTGCTTGACAAGCTAAGAGTGGCGAGCTTAGAAGCATTTGAAATAGAGCTAGGAATTGTTCCGCTCAGCCCGTTACTGCCTAGGTAAAGCTCTTCAAGATTTGGTAAATAAATTCTTGATGGTAAACTTCCTGAAAGGCGATTATGAGTTAAATCAAGCATCTTTAAGGTTGACatattgaagattttgagaggaATGATGCCAGTGAGGCCATTCTCATGTATGCTTAGCTTCTCCAGAGTTTGAAGGTCTCCAATCTCATTAGGTATTGAACCTGCAACATATAAAAAGAATATTACCTATATTGATCATTTTCAAGCATGTTCTGAATAATTATACTACGGTAAACATAATGGAAGTGTTTTTGTTTCAAAAAAAACAAAGTCTCGAAAAATTTAAAGCAGTACTTCGATCTGCTACAAGGTTTCAGGACTATTTTAATAGACTACAAGGTTTGTTATTTGCAACAAACTCTGGAATGGTGACCACAAAAACTAGCATTACTAGTTTACTACCTCTCTTGGTTAGATATCATCCGGTCTCTATTTCACTGCTACAAACACCAACTGAGCGAATTGTTATTCTACTTTAAGAGCTTTTTCTCTCTGTGTCGAGAATTAAAAACAAGAAACTTCTTGTCAATAATTCACAACTTACTCTgaaagaaaattatttttaaaaacaaACAATTATATGAGATAGAGTATAAAATTCTTCAATACATGTCAGCTTCATAGGAAAACAAAACACTTCCTAGGACTTCTcctttatataatatatatatatatatttattaaccTATATATTGTTCAATGCACGGATTGTTTTTACATTCATTAACTAAATGTTTATGTAAGTATGTTTATAATATGATTCGCTTCATGTTACTTGCAGGTATCCACTAGGGCTATAAGCCGAGGTATAAAAAGGTAACCTAAGTGAGAGGAAAAAGCAGTGGGAAGGAACAAACACTTGTATCTATACAACCGGAATAAtcaaattataaatttatatgCATGTGTCCTTAAACAACAGATGACATATACTATTTTTTATACATGTAGGAAGTGCGACTTACCGGTCAAATTGTTACTACTGAGATAAAGAAGCTTAAGCAGTGTAAGATTCCCAATCTCCCGAGGTATGCCTCCCGTGAGCATATTTTGTGCCAAATAGAACTCTTGAAGACTCTGAAGATTTCCCACACTGGATGATATATTTCCAATGAGCTTGTTGAAAGAGAAATCAAGCATTTTTAAAGAAGAAATGTTGTAGATAGAACAAGGTATAACTCCTGTTAGGGACCCGTTCTTTATGTTCAGTATTTCCAGATTGATAAGGTTACCTATCTCCGATGGGATTGAACCTGCAAAGGACCAAAAGTAAGACATAAGTATCACCAAAATTTTCAGATGCCTGAAACAGAGATTGTTACTTCACTCTCCTAAAAAGAAAATAGTAGTGACACTTCTTTAATCCTTGTTATATGATGATAAATTTGATTAGCACAGAAATCCGCAGTAGTTTGTATGTCTAGATTAGTGGTTAGATTTATTCTGCAAAGAGATTTTGTGAAACTATTTTCGTTAAGTTTTTAAGGAAATTGAAAATTACTCCTGCTGGTTGGTTGCTCTAGAGAGGTTCTTTAGTAGGCTGGGCATACAAGAAACTTTGTTAATCCTTAGCACCTGCCGGATATGTTTGTCTTTGATTATGCATATTTATGATATGTCAAAAAGCAGATTATTAGAGATTTGATATTTGATGGCAATTATAATTTACATGTAAGTTGTGATAATTTCTGGTAATTTATTAGTTAAGAAGCGCTTGGCTAACGGGTACTTTGCTTTAGAAATATTATTGATCCAGTAGAAGTTTGTTTTGCATAAATAAGTACTGGTTCCTACAACTACAATCACAAACTGTTCTGTTAGTTTTGCACAGTATCCAGACATCATTTCAATGCAAATATTTGTGGATGACCATAATCAGATGTGACTTTTGTCGCTGTCCCTTATATTTTCCAAGAAATGTAAATTTGCAAGAGTTAAGCTATAACTAGGGACCAATCTGTTCGGGATAAAGCATGTACAAGACAGGAATATATCACTTCCCAGAGATGATCTTAACTGATTATGAGCTAATACCAACAACTCCACTCGTGTTGGTGCAATTAGATGCTCAGTTTGCAATTTGTTACGAAAGATTTTACTGGAGACTGCCTTTTGAGCTGGATTAGTTACTCCATTTACTTTCAAATGCAAGTCCATGATTTTACCAAATATATTCATATAACTGGACTGAAAAACTTTACAATAATATAATATGATCAGATCAATACATTATACTTATAATCTGAAAAGGATTATCTAAGTTATATTGAATAACAATCTGTTAATCATATAGACAAAGAGCAAGAGCCAAAGTTGCAGTCACACACAGCAAAAGAAATAAATTCTGATATGCTAAAGTCTGATATGCCAGCTCAG is a genomic window containing:
- the LOC141712448 gene encoding uncharacterized protein LOC141712448 isoform X2; the protein is MLNSLYLGGNQYTGSIPSEIGNLINLEILNIKNGSLTGVIPCSIYNISSLKMLDFSFNKLIGNISSSVGNLQSLQEFYLAQNMLTGGIPREIGNLTLLKLLYLSSNNLTGSIPNEIGDLQTLEKLSIHENGLTGIIPLKIFNMSTLKMLDLTHNRLSGSLPSRIYLPNLEELYLGSNGLSGTIPSSISNASKLATLSLSSNSFTGSIPNTIGNLRFLRRLLLGENNLTRESSSVELNFISSLTNCQQLNLLSISLNQFNGVIPKSIGNLSTFLTRFEAFGCKLKGEIPSEIGSLSGLEAILFDSNELTGQIPPTLQRLNNLARLYLEHNKLQGSIPNEICRLKNLGDLYLSDNRLNGSIPVCLGDLESLQRLYLDSNQLNSTIPSSLWSLTDLIGLNLSSNMISGSIPMEIQNLKQITEIGLSWNKLFGYLPSTIGGAQMLIYLSVSHNELQGPLPQTLGNLINLEFLDLSSNRFSGIIPKSLEALRYLEYFNVSFNSLQGKIPTGGLFSNFTMQSYIENDGLCGIPSMQVCKSTAPRHSWSKYVRILKYIVPSIAITTLALVLMFVMITRRRRNIRSISQVDISRSALERFTYAEIVKATNSFSESNLIGEGGMGVVYKGELPNGVNIAVKVFNLHSDAAYKSFNVECNIIGSIRHRNLTKIISSCTNLTFRALILQYMPNGNLENWLHSQDNCLDVLQRINIMIDVASALEYLHHGLTTTVVHSDLKPSNVLLDEDMVAHVCDFGISQLLGEEEHMTQTSTLGTIGYMAPEYGTEGIVSAEGDVYSFGILLLETFTRKKPTDEMFSAELNLRSWVNEGLRGSIIEVIDTNLTDQGEELTSSELQCISSVFGLAMNCLTDTPRERINIAEAVGRLDAIRNKFLAEIQAVKVRDQVAKSLA
- the LOC141712448 gene encoding uncharacterized protein LOC141712448 isoform X1 — its product is MYLILDGKFNNPYYYFTTFLKYRYSPDINTNYRMLLFAVLLFLVSFYKPGSASTVSNLITDQQSLLVLKHHITSDPYKFMQKNWSATTNSNICNWIGVSCGLKHQRVTALDLSYMDLRGTVPPDIGNLTFLTSLDLTSNKFYGTIPKELSGLRRLEKFYLESNNFTGVVPSWFESLPKLRTISLKNNSLAGTIPISLGNVRKLEILSLAYNYFNGHIPEELGNLSKLWFLDLKYNQLTGSISNVIFNLSALTRVDLTGNGISGTLPLDMCHRLPKLEGFFISQNQFFGQIPSTLYKCKTLQYLSLSFNGFDGIIPREIGNLTMLNSLYLGGNQYTGSIPSEIGNLINLEILNIKNGSLTGVIPCSIYNISSLKMLDFSFNKLIGNISSSVGNLQSLQEFYLAQNMLTGGIPREIGNLTLLKLLYLSSNNLTGSIPNEIGDLQTLEKLSIHENGLTGIIPLKIFNMSTLKMLDLTHNRLSGSLPSRIYLPNLEELYLGSNGLSGTIPSSISNASKLATLSLSSNSFTGSIPNTIGNLRFLRRLLLGENNLTRESSSVELNFISSLTNCQQLNLLSISLNQFNGVIPKSIGNLSTFLTRFEAFGCKLKGEIPSEIGSLSGLEAILFDSNELTGQIPPTLQRLNNLARLYLEHNKLQGSIPNEICRLKNLGDLYLSDNRLNGSIPVCLGDLESLQRLYLDSNQLNSTIPSSLWSLTDLIGLNLSSNMISGSIPMEIQNLKQITEIGLSWNKLFGYLPSTIGGAQMLIYLSVSHNELQGPLPQTLGNLINLEFLDLSSNRFSGIIPKSLEALRYLEYFNVSFNSLQGKIPTGGLFSNFTMQSYIENDGLCGIPSMQVCKSTAPRHSWSKYVRILKYIVPSIAITTLALVLMFVMITRRRRNIRSISQVDISRSALERFTYAEIVKATNSFSESNLIGEGGMGVVYKGELPNGVNIAVKVFNLHSDAAYKSFNVECNIIGSIRHRNLTKIISSCTNLTFRALILQYMPNGNLENWLHSQDNCLDVLQRINIMIDVASALEYLHHGLTTTVVHSDLKPSNVLLDEDMVAHVCDFGISQLLGEEEHMTQTSTLGTIGYMAPEYGTEGIVSAEGDVYSFGILLLETFTRKKPTDEMFSAELNLRSWVNEGLRGSIIEVIDTNLTDQGEELTSSELQCISSVFGLAMNCLTDTPRERINIAEAVGRLDAIRNKFLAEIQAVKVRDQVAKSLA